The Bacteroidota bacterium genome has a window encoding:
- a CDS encoding GNAT family N-acetyltransferase, whose translation MNADQIARWRVGDSLAPLLRLAATTYPGQELTSEDYLDWQYRRNPDGPVLLHLGQSDQGVAAQYLVVPHTYWISGAPVMGSLSVNTLTDPMHRGEGWFVRLAEATYSACQQEGLAFTIGFPNRQSHSGFVGRLEFRSLGNLEFLAMPLRWTGILRRLVSRTRKRKGSDLPIALPSPCLYRSKEYCIEDWEPGALSETFFRHFHESKLATTHRTSAYLMWRYQQCPTRHYRFLRITDPGRTRMLGFVVIRALELSGLRSGVLVDFGCLPDTMSALAELFRFAIGRFQASGLETVVAAAVPASEEADQLIAEGFYRVPVRFLPQPLNMILRTHIPQSSSGIPTDLRSWFLTFGDYDVL comes from the coding sequence ATGAATGCCGATCAGATCGCTCGTTGGAGAGTCGGGGATAGCCTGGCGCCCCTCCTTCGTCTTGCAGCGACCACTTATCCAGGGCAGGAACTGACCAGCGAGGATTACCTTGATTGGCAATATCGCAGGAATCCGGATGGCCCTGTTCTGCTGCATCTTGGACAGTCGGATCAAGGGGTCGCTGCCCAGTATCTGGTCGTGCCGCACACTTATTGGATCAGCGGAGCACCTGTCATGGGATCGCTATCGGTCAATACGCTGACGGATCCGATGCATCGGGGCGAAGGTTGGTTTGTTCGGCTCGCTGAAGCAACCTATTCGGCCTGTCAACAGGAGGGACTGGCATTCACCATCGGTTTTCCGAACAGGCAATCGCATTCGGGCTTTGTCGGGCGATTGGAATTCCGGTCACTGGGCAATCTCGAATTCCTGGCAATGCCCTTGCGATGGACGGGTATCCTCAGGCGATTGGTAAGTCGTACCAGAAAGCGGAAGGGTTCCGACCTTCCCATTGCCTTACCGTCACCTTGTCTTTACCGGAGCAAAGAATACTGTATTGAAGATTGGGAACCGGGGGCATTGTCCGAAACGTTCTTCCGGCATTTTCATGAAAGCAAGCTGGCGACCACCCACCGCACATCGGCTTATTTAATGTGGCGGTACCAACAGTGCCCGACGCGCCACTATCGTTTTCTCCGCATCACCGATCCTGGTCGGACACGTATGCTGGGGTTCGTCGTCATACGCGCACTCGAATTGTCCGGCTTGCGCAGTGGCGTGTTGGTAGACTTCGGATGCCTGCCCGATACGATGTCGGCGCTGGCAGAGCTATTCCGTTTTGCCATCGGACGATTTCAGGCATCGGGTCTCGAAACCGTTGTCGCTGCAGCCGTCCCTGCATCGGAAGAAGCGGATCAACTGATCGCTGAAGGATTTTATCGTGTGCCGGTACGATTTTTACCTCAACCCCTGAATATGATCCTGCGTACCCACATCCCTCAGTCCAGTTCTGGGATACCGACGGACTTGCGGTCGTGGTTTCTTACTTTTGGGGACTACGACGTCTTGTGA
- a CDS encoding DUF1972 domain-containing protein, producing the protein MMRIAIVGTRGIPAAYGGFETLAERLALGLHARGHDVTVIGNSGSAHDRWQGIKRIPTRFQKQDHPVLFYLESLRLSRQGFDRVLVCGVGGAPFYSLYPMKEGVRITHVDGLEHLRDKFSSLKKWYVRKAQRLLCRSSAPVVSDSAAVSAYWREELEHKGLLRTIMYGADIVTVADRSLLSESLVPGEYYLVVARPVPENNLAMIARAWSDSGTPKHLVIVGSTGKEMLYDFLSQADRERILFIGPVYDKMVLAALRFHAFAYLHGHSVGGTNPALVEAMAAAAVCLCHDNPFNRETTAGAAIYFSSDRELSSKLIELEQQSAGQRQAARLQMLQLAQERYSWERIVDQYLELFELAGR; encoded by the coding sequence ATGATGCGCATCGCGATCGTGGGTACCCGCGGCATCCCCGCAGCCTATGGCGGTTTTGAAACGCTGGCCGAGCGTCTTGCGCTCGGACTTCATGCGCGCGGGCATGATGTAACCGTGATTGGAAATTCCGGTTCGGCGCATGATCGGTGGCAGGGAATTAAAAGAATTCCTACCCGCTTTCAGAAGCAGGATCACCCCGTACTGTTCTACCTGGAAAGTCTTCGACTTTCCAGACAGGGATTTGATCGCGTATTGGTCTGTGGAGTGGGGGGGGCGCCATTCTATTCGCTCTATCCAATGAAGGAAGGCGTTCGCATCACGCACGTCGACGGACTGGAGCATCTTCGGGACAAATTTTCCAGCTTGAAGAAATGGTATGTTCGGAAAGCGCAGAGATTGTTGTGTCGTAGTTCCGCCCCGGTCGTTTCAGATTCGGCGGCCGTCTCCGCTTATTGGCGTGAGGAGTTGGAGCATAAGGGCTTGCTGCGTACGATCATGTATGGAGCGGATATTGTGACTGTTGCGGATCGTTCGCTGTTGTCGGAATCGCTCGTGCCTGGCGAGTATTACCTCGTGGTGGCCAGACCGGTGCCGGAGAATAACCTGGCCATGATAGCGCGTGCATGGTCCGATTCAGGTACCCCGAAGCATCTGGTCATCGTAGGGTCCACCGGGAAAGAAATGCTCTATGATTTTTTAAGCCAGGCGGATCGGGAAAGGATCTTGTTTATCGGCCCCGTGTATGACAAGATGGTATTGGCGGCCCTGCGCTTTCACGCTTTCGCCTACCTGCATGGACATTCGGTAGGTGGAACGAATCCGGCCCTGGTGGAGGCGATGGCGGCTGCGGCAGTCTGTCTTTGCCATGATAATCCGTTCAACCGGGAGACAACGGCTGGTGCAGCAATTTACTTCTCGAGCGACCGGGAACTGTCGTCGAAGCTGATTGAACTGGAACAGCAATCTGCCGGACAGCGACAGGCTGCACGCCTGCAAATGTTGCAACTGGCTCAGGAGCGCTATAGCTGGGAACGGATTGTGGACCAGTATTTGGAATTGTTCGAACTTGCGGGACGATGA
- a CDS encoding glycosyltransferase family 4 protein: MAAMKSRGRLAILDPVGMKAGMDHYDLGLARGLAELGNEVDIHSNFTSDESRVRSFNSFGRGEVRWWNLAALYFRYLQVLRKCKTDHVGTLIIHLFHFNQFDAWLVRKARRMGFYLIGIVHDVEGFVRPTNNRRLLNIVQHGLDRMVVHNRYSRDELLRISGNKLGEKIRVIPHGQVAEFPGEEAPVIGKESFRVGQEKAFTILFFGMIKPTKGLETVIGAMASLPPDVKLLVAGRTRPGMKGSVIRDLQALEREGRARLFLHSIPPEAVSSFFQSADVVVLPYSRVYQSGVLLRAWCEGIPVVLSDLPAFREVAAEGSDALFVPAGDRQALMKAIMRLKDDGSLRSSLSEGGRKRLVRDHNWKDIAREFSNLLA; the protein is encoded by the coding sequence ATGGCTGCAATGAAATCGCGTGGCAGGCTTGCTATCCTGGATCCGGTGGGCATGAAGGCGGGGATGGATCACTATGATCTCGGTTTGGCGCGAGGATTAGCGGAACTCGGAAATGAAGTGGATATACATTCCAATTTCACCAGCGATGAAAGCCGCGTGCGGTCATTTAATAGTTTCGGGCGTGGAGAAGTGCGTTGGTGGAATTTGGCGGCCTTGTATTTCAGATATCTTCAAGTTTTGAGGAAGTGTAAGACTGATCACGTAGGAACGCTGATCATCCACTTGTTTCATTTCAACCAGTTCGACGCCTGGCTGGTGCGAAAAGCCCGGCGGATGGGTTTTTATCTCATCGGTATCGTCCACGATGTTGAAGGGTTTGTCCGGCCCACGAACAATCGGCGATTGCTGAACATCGTTCAGCATGGTTTGGACCGGATGGTCGTCCATAACCGATATAGTCGTGATGAGTTGTTGCGTATTTCAGGCAACAAGTTGGGCGAAAAGATCAGGGTCATTCCACACGGTCAGGTCGCGGAATTTCCGGGTGAGGAAGCGCCTGTTATCGGGAAAGAGTCATTCAGGGTTGGTCAGGAAAAGGCGTTCACGATCCTGTTTTTCGGCATGATTAAACCGACGAAGGGTTTGGAAACCGTAATTGGTGCGATGGCATCGTTGCCGCCCGATGTGAAGTTGTTGGTCGCCGGACGGACTCGGCCTGGTATGAAAGGGTCTGTGATCAGGGATTTGCAAGCGCTCGAGCGTGAAGGGCGTGCCCGACTTTTTCTTCATTCAATTCCTCCCGAAGCGGTCAGTTCGTTTTTCCAGTCTGCCGATGTTGTAGTCTTGCCATACAGTCGTGTCTACCAGAGCGGAGTCTTGCTCCGCGCCTGGTGTGAAGGAATACCAGTAGTACTTTCCGATCTGCCTGCATTTCGGGAGGTGGCAGCGGAGGGGTCGGACGCGCTCTTCGTTCCGGCAGGTGATCGACAAGCCCTCATGAAGGCCATCATGCGTTTGAAGGATGACGGTTCACTCCGTTCATCCTTGTCGGAGGGTGGTCGCAAGCGATTGGTGCGCGACCATAATTGGAAGGATATTGCGCGGGAATTTTCCAACTTGCTGGCATGA
- a CDS encoding sulfotransferase — protein sequence MSKKHYPDFLLVGAARAGTTAIDRYLRQHPEIFLPRVKEPCFFAFAGMTTEYKRGKFSFAVTDSESYEKLFKDRKPNQLAGDLSTPYLFLYKQTLENIQRYHPDPKRLRIVILLRQPVDRAYSQYRWRLRDGREELSFAEAVAAEPIRKREGFSFDYLYLERSYYAAALQAYRDQFLHVHIIFYEDLRKDPLLVMQGLCRFLGVDPEFPFEAIGEVNGTWSPRYPWLSRLVTFEHPLKYRLLNRIPGHWRDSIRAGFTKINAVKHAEEQLDPEYRRQLTERFTEDILAVQSITGRNLASWLQ from the coding sequence TTCTTCTCGTGGGAGCTGCGCGAGCCGGTACTACCGCCATTGATCGTTATTTGCGACAACATCCGGAAATTTTCTTACCCCGTGTCAAGGAGCCCTGTTTTTTCGCTTTTGCAGGAATGACAACTGAATACAAGCGGGGAAAGTTCTCGTTTGCCGTGACGGACTCCGAATCTTATGAAAAACTCTTCAAGGACCGAAAGCCCAATCAATTGGCGGGAGATCTTTCCACACCCTACCTGTTCCTTTACAAGCAGACCCTGGAGAACATTCAGCGGTATCATCCTGATCCGAAACGATTGCGAATCGTTATCCTGTTGCGTCAACCGGTCGATCGGGCCTATTCACAGTATCGCTGGCGCTTGCGGGATGGCCGGGAGGAGTTGAGTTTCGCTGAAGCGGTAGCGGCGGAACCGATCCGGAAAAGAGAAGGATTCAGTTTTGACTATCTCTACCTGGAACGTTCCTATTATGCTGCGGCTTTGCAAGCTTACCGGGATCAATTCCTGCATGTACACATTATTTTTTATGAAGACCTGCGGAAGGATCCGCTGCTGGTGATGCAAGGGCTTTGTAGATTCCTGGGAGTCGATCCGGAGTTTCCGTTTGAAGCCATCGGGGAAGTGAACGGGACCTGGTCGCCACGGTATCCCTGGTTGAGCAGGTTGGTCACTTTCGAGCACCCGTTGAAATACCGGCTACTTAATAGGATTCCTGGACATTGGCGTGATTCCATCCGTGCCGGCTTTACCAAGATCAATGCTGTTAAACACGCAGAGGAGCAGTTGGATCCGGAGTATCGTCGCCAGCTCACGGAGCGGTTCACCGAGGACATCCTGGCGGTACAATCGATAACCGGAAGAAATCTTGCGTCATGGCTGCAATGA